A single Seriola aureovittata isolate HTS-2021-v1 ecotype China chromosome 19, ASM2101889v1, whole genome shotgun sequence DNA region contains:
- the disp1 gene encoding protein dispatched homolog 1, producing the protein MALSDVSGDPVALSNGGHHPLTANGNAPSNTSTPVSNSQDPLAAACSSDGLTANGDEDVTVKDGVSKVQQKQQRSLAVQRANRPSQNGGVVKQNGSLRNLPPSSASSSSPAVTDSQRLAKRHLPSTLSPSSSSPPLQPPPLCCQHCHFHSTLCCPCGQQDCPLFQNPGTGPGPGSLPHPGTASSCPCCLSACTYSHPHPHPPHSSSPLCLHHHHHQRWQEHLQSHTHAAGLSPARPFRFPKSYAELIADWPVVVLGVCTVLIVVCALVGVLVPDLPDFSDPLLGFEPRGTAIGQRLVTWNNMVKNTGYKATLANYPFKYADEQAKNHQEPRWPEDHFDRDKRQAEWDFSKEFFCDVPGDSYSRLVFASAEGKNLWSIQAIKSMCNLDNTRVRSHRDYWSLCQRTNDASCCPSWTLGNYIAVLTNRSSCQKITERDVSHTLKILRSCAKYYHNGTLGPDCWDMTLRRKDQLKCASVPRKCTKYNAVYQILHFLVDKDFLSPKSLEFPPPVLKYSMLFSPTEKGESMMNIYLDNFENWNSSDGVTTVTGIEFGIKHDLFQDYLLTDTVYPAIAIVIVLLVMCVYTRSVFITLMTIIAIISSLIVSYFLYRMVFNFEFFPFMNLTALIILVGIGADDAFVLCDVWNYTKFDKPHAELSETVSVTLQHAALSMFVTSFTTAAAFYANYVSNITAIRCFGVYAGTAILVNYILMVTWLPAVVVLHERYLPNMFTCSKPPHQQRGYCTRTFWAGLCQKASKCLFTVSEASRIFFEKVLPCIVIKLRYLWLFWFLAITVGGAYVVCVNPKMKLPSLELAEFQVFRSSHPFERYDAEYKKLFMFERVHHGEDLHMPITIIWGVTPLDNGDPLNPKNKGKLMLDTSFNISSPASQLWILSFCQKLRNQSFVFQSEEQDFTSCFIETFKQWMDNQDCGEGSVYPCCSQSTFPYRPDVFELCIKRAIMELDRSTNYHLDSKTPGPRFDINDTIRAIVLEFQSTYLFTLAYEKMYQFYLEVDDWITEELRYAPAGLSHGWFVSNLEFYDLQDSLSDGTLVAMALSVAVAFSVMLLTTWNVIISLYAILSIAGTIFVTVGSLVLLGWELNVLESVTISVAVGLSVDFAVHYGVAYRLAPEPDREGKVIFSLSRMGSAIAMAALTTFVAGAMMMPSTVLAYTQLGTFMMLIMCISWAFATFFFQCMCRCLGPQGTCGQIPLPKKLQCQAFSEATATHPSSQGKGSGQAKYQLDGRGGQVEHYELEPLASSQKAEEKPREEHEVCTQLYNGIPPHHHAAPYSHIHYKSKAEPGRAGPENGLVATLSTPSRCQYSQNTNCTCGDPPPPHLPQQWTPHSCAQPPQDSTSCPPTPQLFPHSGNTPCKQSTSLLSSNLDPVYTHMECRMHYIHCPPAHFHHCSQGRVAPRQGPAHSCHLRKYCVHTANLQAGSAREQRSTTSPSNRDTGPAPGPGPGPGPGPGPGPVSGSEEDHRPEMSQSSLDSSQNISNSAPAQPHTRCPSPSLGSSHTTCHERQKARDRAHCCGDNHVSATTTETATQMDACCKIPGNQEKLESIPVTREQSVKKCKRTSKSERASSASPKKLYCFNRTLKVKCNSASEFNVPKSETSVPPIAINTNPSSESLC; encoded by the exons ATGGCCCTGAGCGATGTGAGCGGCGACCCTGTGGCCCTCAGTAACGGAGGGCACCATCCTCTCACTGCCAATGGAAATGCCCCCTCAAACACCAGTACACCAGTCAGCAACAGCCAGGACCCTCTCGCAGCCGCCTGTAGTAGTGACGGCCTCACAGCAAACGGAGATGAGGATGTTACAGTTAAGGATGGAGTGTCTAAagtgcagcagaagcagcagagatCACTTGCTGTCCAGAGAGCAAACAGGCCGAGCCAAAACGGCGGGGTGGTCAAACAGAACGGCTCCCTGAGGAACCTTCCCCCGTCCTCCGCTTCCTCGTCCTCCCCAGCTGTCACAGACTCCCAGCGGCTGGCCAAACGCCACCTTCCCTCCACCCTTTCCCcgtcctcttcatctcctcctctccagcccCCGCCTCTCTGCTGCCAGCACTGTCACTTCCACTCCACCCTCTGCTGCCCCTGTGGACAGCAGGACTGCCCGCTCTTTCAGAATCCAGGCACAGGCCCAGGGCCGGGCTCGCTTCCCCACCCTGGGACCGCTTCATCCTGCccctgctgcctctctgcctgCACATACTCTCACCCCCACCCTCATCCTCCTCACtcatcctcccctctctgtctccatcaccaccatcaccagcgCTGGCAGGAGCACCTCCAGagtcacacacatgctgctggaCTCAG cccCGCAAGGCCCTTTCGATTCCCGAAAAG CTATGCTGAGCTGATAGCTGATTGGCCGGTGGTGGTGCTGGGGGTGTGCACAGTGCTCATTGTGGTGTGTGCCCTAGTGGGCGTCCTGGTGCCCGACCTCCCTGATTTCTCTGACCCGCTGCTG GGTTTTGAGCCGCGGGGAACAGCCATTGGCCAGCGACTGGTCACATGGAACAACATGGTGAAGAACACAGGCTACAAAGCCACACTGGCCAACTACCCTTTCAAATATGCTGACGAGCAGGCGAAAAA TCACCAAGAGCCCAGGTGGCCCGAAGACCACTTTGACAGAGACAAACGGCAAGCGGAGTGGGACTTCAGTAAAGAGTTTTTCTGTGACGTGCCAG gtGACAGTTACTCTCGACTGGTGTTCGCATCAGCTGAGGGGAAGAACCTCTGGAGTATTCAGGCCATCAAGTCAATGTGCAATCTGGACAACACAAGG GTGCGTTCCCACCGTGACTACTGGAGTCTTTGTCAGCGCACCAATGACGCCTCCTGTTGCCCCAGCTGGACACTCGGTAACTACATTGCCGTCCTCACCAACAGGTCGTCCTGCCAGAAGATCACCGAGCGCGACGTGTCGCACACGCTCAAGATCCTGCGCTCGTGTGCCAAGTACTACCACAACGGCACACTGGGGCCCGACTGCTGGGACATGACCCTGCGCCGGAAAGACCAGCTGAAGTGTGCCAGTGTTCCCCGCAAGTGCACCAAGTACAACGCCGTCTACCAAATCCTTCACTTCCTGGTGGACAAGGACTTCCTCAGTCCCAAGAGCCTGGAGTTTCCTCCGCCTGTGCTGAAGTACAGCATGCTCTTCTCCCCCACGGAGAAAGGAGAGTCCATGATGAACATTTACTTGGACAATTTTGAGAACTGGAACTCGTCAGACGGCGTCACCACCGTCACAGGGATCGAGTTCGGCATCAAACACGACCTCTTTCAGGACTACCTCCTCACGGACACGGTGTACCCCGCCATAGCCATAGTGATCGTCCTGCTggtcatgtgtgtgtacacgcgCTCGGTCTTCATCACGCTCATGACAATAATAGCCATCATCAGCTCGCTGATTGTGTCTTACTTTCTCTACCGAATGGTCTTCAACTTTGAGTTCTTCCCCTTCATGAACCTCACGGCGCTCATCATCCTGGTCGGCATCGGTGCGGATGACGCCTTCGTGCTTTGCGATGTGTGGAACTACACTAAGTTTGATAAACCCCACGCTGAGCTGTCAGAGACGGTCAGTGTGACGCTGCAACACGCTGCCCTGTCTATGTTCGTCACCAGCTTCACCACCGCCGCAGCTTTTTACGCCAACTACGTCAGCAACATCACCGCCATACGCTGTTTCGGCGTCTACGCTGGGACCGCCATTCTGGTCAACTATATTCTCATGGTGACGTGGCTCCCGGCGGTGGTGGTGCTGCATGAACGCTACCTGCCTAACATGTTCACCTGCTCCAAGCCTCCACACCAGCAGAGAGGTTACTGCACGCGGACGTTCTGGGCGGGTCTGTGTCAGAAGGCCAGCAAATGCCTGTTTACCGTCTCTGAGGCGTCCAGGATCTTCTTTGAGAAGGTGCTACCCTGCATTGTCATCAAGCTGCGCTACCTCTGGCTCTTCTGGTTCCTCGCCATCACAGTGGGCGGAGCCTACGTGGTGTGCGTCAATCCAAAGATGAAGCTCCCGTCTCTGGAGCTGGCGGAGTTCCAGGTGTTCCGATCCTCTCACCCGTTCGAGCGCTACGACGCAGAGTACAAGAAGCTCTTCATGTTCGAGAGGGTTCACCACGGCGAGGACCTCCACATGCCAATAACGATCATCTGGGGCGTGACGCCTCTGGATAACGGCGACCCACTGAACCCCAAAAACAAGGGAAAGCTGATGCTGGATACAAGCTTCAACATTTCCAGTCCAGCGTCTCAGCTGTGGATCCTCAGCTTCTGCCAGAAGCTGAGGAACCAGAGTTTTGTCTTTCAGTCGGAGGAGCAGGACTTCACCAGCTGCTTCATCGAGACGTTCAAACAG TGGATGGACAACCAGGATTGCGGCGAGGGCTCCGTCTACCCCTGCTGCAGTCAGTCCACCTTCCCCTACAGGCCTGATGTGTTTGAGCTGTGCATCAAGAGAGCTATCATGGAGCTGGATCGGAGCACTAACTACCATCTGGACAGCAAGACCCCTGGACCTCGATTCGATATCAATGACACCATCAGAGCCATAGTTTTAGAGTTCCAGAGTACCTATCTCTTCACACTGGCCTATGAGAAGATGTACCAGTTCTACCTCGAG GTGGACGACTGGATCACGGAGGAGCTGCGCTACGCCCCCGCAGGCCTGAGTCACGGCTGGTTTGTCAGCAACCTGGAGTTTTACGACCTTCAGGACAGCCTGTCGGATGGCACTCTGGTTGCCATGGCGCTGTCAGTGGCTGTGGCTTTCAGTGTCATGCTCCTGACCACCTGGAACGTCATCATCAGCCTGTACGCCATCCTGTCGATTGCCGGGACCATATTCGTCACCGTCGGCTCCCTGGTGCTTCTGGGCTGGGAGCTGAACGTCTTGGAGTCCGTCACCATCTCTGTGGCCGTGGGTCTGTCCGTGGACTTCGCCGTCCACTATGGCGTGGCGTACCGGCTCGCTCCAGAGCCCGACCGCGAGGGGAAGGTGATTTTCTCCCTCAGCCGCATGGGCTCTGCGATCGCTATGGCAGCACTGACCACCTTTGTTGCCGGGGCCATGATGATGCCCTCAACCGTGTTAGCCTACACCCAGCTGGGCACGTTCATGATGCTGATCATGTGCATCAGCTGGGCCTTCGCTACCTTCTTCTTTCAGTGCATGTGCCGCTGCCTGGGACCCCAGGGAACCTGCGGCCAGATTCCTCTGCCCAAAAAGCTGCAGTGCCAGGCGTTCTCCGAGGCCACAgccacacacccctcctctcaAGGGAAAGGCTCTGGGCAGGCGAAGTACCAGCTGGACGGCAGGGGCGGGCAGGTGGAGCACTATGAGTTAGAGCCACTGGCATCAAGTCAGAAAGCTGAAGAGAAACCTCGAGAGGAGCACGAGGTTTGTACTCAGCTTTATAATGGAatccccccccaccaccacgcAGCCCCCTATTCACACATCCATTATAAAAGCAAAGCCGAGCCCGGCAGAGCCGGTCCTGAGAACGGGCTCGTAGCCACACTGAGCACACCGTCCAGGTGCCAGTACTCTCAAAACACTAACTGCACCTGCGGggacccccctcctcctcacctgcctCAGCAGTGGACCCCCCACTCCTGCGCTCAGCCTCCCCAGGACTCTACTTCCTGTCCTCCCACCCCTCAGCTCTTTCCTCACTCAGGAAACACACCGTGCAAACAGAGTACTTCCCTCTTATCTTCAAACCTGGACCCAGTCTACACACACATGGAGTGCCGTATGCACTACATCCACTGTCCCCCCGCCCATTTCCACCACTGTTCCCAGGGAAGAGTGGCCCCCCGGCAGGGACCTGCACACAGCTGCCATCTCAGGAAGTACTGCGTCCATACTGCAAACCTGCAGGCTGGTTCAGCCAGAGAACAGAGATCCACAACCTCACCTTCAAACCGGGACACGGGCCCAGCTCCAGGTCccggtccaggtccaggtccaggtccaggtccaggtccagtcTCTGGCTCAGAGGAAGATCATAGACCTGAAATGAGTCAATCAAGTCTCGATAGTAGCCAAAATATCAGCAACTCGGCCCCGGCACAACCTCACACTCGGTGCCCCTCCCCCTCACTGGGCTCGTCACACACTACCTGTCATGAGAGACAGAAGGCGAGGGACAGAGCCCATTGTTGTGGTGATAACCATGTATCCGCCACGACCACAGAAACAGCAACGCAAATGGATGCTTGTTGTAAAATCCCTGGCAACCAGGAGAAGCTCGAAAGTATTCCCGTCACACGGGAGCAAAGTGTCAAAAAGTGCAAGCGGACCTCCAAAAGTGAGCGGGCGTCCTCCGCCTCTCCAAAGAAGCTGTACTGTTTTAACAGGACATTGAAAGTGAAGTGCAATTCAGCTTCAGAGTTTAACGTGCCAAAAAGTGAAACCAGCGTGCCTCCTATTGCAATAAACACTAATCCTTCTTCTGAAAGCTTATGTTGA